The Streptomyces uncialis genomic interval CGACTTCTTCGAACTGGGGGGTCATTCCCTGCTCGGCCTCCAGCTGGTCGCCCGGGTCCGGCGCGCGTTCGGCGTGGACATCCCGCTGAGCACCCTCTTCGAGGCGCTGACCGTCGCGGAGTTCGCCGACGTGCTCCGCCCCCAGCTCGGGGAGAGCCCTCACCAACCGATCCAAATGAGCCCAGCCGAAAAGGAGTTGTCCCAATGACGGAAACCCTGCGTACGGTCGGTGTCGTCGGTGCCGGAGTCATGGGTACCGGTCTCGCGCAGTCCCTGGCGCAGAGCGGCCACGAGGTGATCCTCGTCGACCGTACCGACGAAATTCTCGACCGGGCCCGCCAGGAGATCGCCCAGGGGCTGCGGTTCAGCAGGGTCCTCGGCGCGAAGGGACCCACCGAGGACCGGCAGGTCGTCGCCAAGCGCATCGCGTACACCACCCGGTACGAGGGCTTCGACACCGTCGACTTCGTGATCGAGAACATCACCGAGGACTGGGATCTCAAGCGCGGGGTGTACGAACGCATCGACCCGCTCTGCCCCCCGCACGCCGTCTTCGCCGCCAACACCTCGGTCATCCCGATCACCAGGATCGGCGCGTCCGTCACCCGCTCCGACCGGGTCCTCGGCATGCATTTCATGAACCCCGTGCCCCTGAAGCCGACCGTCGAGATGATCCGGGGCCACCACACCACCGACGCCACCCTGGACACCGCCCACCGGCTGCTCGCCCAGATTGGCAAGGAGGGTGTGGTGGTCCAGGACTCCCCGGGGTTCGTCTCCAACCGGGTTCTGATGCTCACCGTGAACGAGGCCGTCTACCTCGTGCACGAGGGGGTCGCCACCGCGGAGGAGGTCGACCGGATCTTCCGGAGCTGCTTCGGCCACCCGATGGGCCCGCTGGCGACCGCCGACCTCATCGGCCTGGACACCATCCTCCAGTCCGTGCAGGGTCTGCACACCGCGTTCGCCGACAGCAAGTACCGGCCGTGCCCGCTGCTGGTCCGAATGGTCGACGCCGGCCTCCTCGGCCGCAAGAGCGGACGCGGCTTCTTCGACTACGCCACGGCCCGGGCCACATAGACCGGCGCGTCCCGTACCCCCGATTCCCGTCTTCGTGCCCCACCCGAGAGAAACGGTCAGGCCATGCCCCACGACACGACCATCGAAGAGGCCAAGCCGAAGATCCGCGAGTTCCTCGCCCGGTTCTTCGGCGATCACCGGATCGCCGACGACGAGGACATCTTCGCGACCGGCTTCGTGAACTCCCTCTTCATCATGCAGCTGGTCCTCTTCGTCGAGAGCGAGTTCGCGCTCACCGTCGAGGACGAGGACCTGGAGATCGAGAACTTCAGCACGGTCGACGCGGTCGCGGCCCTGGTGACCCGTAAGTGCTCCGCGCCCGTCAGCAGCTGACCGCCCGCCCCGGTACGGAGATCATCATGGCCACACGCGTACAACTGACCCCCGAACAGGCCGCGGTGCGCGAGGAGTACGAATCCTTCGCCCGCGACCACATCGCCCCGCACGCGGATGCCTGGGACCGGAGCGCGGCAGTTCCCGAGGAGTTCATCACCACGATCGCCGCCACCGGGTATCTCGGCGCTTGCGTCCCGGCCGCGTACGGCGGCAGCGCTCTCGACGCGATCGGCTTCGGCCTGCTCAACGAGGAGACGGGACGGGCCTGTTCCTCCGTGCGCAGCCTGCTGACCGTGCACGGCATGGCCTCGCAGGCCATCGGGCGCTGGGGCACCGCGGCCCAGCGCGAGAGCTGGCTGCCCCGGCTGGCCACCGGAGCCGCCATCGGCGCCTTCGCCCTCACCGAACCCGGCGCGGGCAGTGATGTGAAGGGGCTCGTCACCACCGCCCGCCGCACCGAGGACGGGTTCGTCCTCGACGGCGCCAAGCGGTGGATCACCTTCGGCCAGCGGGCCGACGTCTATCTCCTGTTCGCCCGCCTCGACGGCCGCGAGACCGCCTTCCTGGTGGAGCGCGGCGCACCCGGCCTCCATGTCACCCCCGTCCGGGGCATCCTGGGCACGCGCGCGTCCATGCTCGCCGAACTGGAGCTGCGGGACTGCCGCGTGCCGGCCGAGGCCCTGCTGGGCAAGCCGGGCTTCGGACTGACCGCGGTCGCCGCGACCGCCCTGGAACTCGGCCGCTACAGCGTCGCCTGGGGCTGTGTGGGCCTGATCCAGGCATGCCTGGACGCCTCTTTGTCCTACGCCGACCGGCGCGAGCAGTTCGGCAAGCGGCTGCGCGACCACCAGCTCGTCCAGCGCATGCTCGCCGACATGGCCACCGGCGCCGCGGCGGCCCGGCTGCTGTGCCAGCAGGCCGGCTGGCTGCGCGAGGCGGGTGACGCGCAGAGCGTGCACGCCACCTGGCTCGCCAAGTACTTCGCGTCCACCACCGCCTTCCGCAGCGCCGCGGACGCCGTCCAGGTCCACGGCGCGCACGGCTGCGGCGAGGAGTACCCCGTACAGCGCTACATGCGGGACGCGAAGGTGATGGAGCTCATCGAGGGCACCACCGAGTTGCAGCAGACGACCATCGCCCAGTCCGCGTACGTCGGACACGCGCCGGCCCGCCCCGCGACCGCCCCGGCGGCGACATCGAATGCGGCTTCGGCCGACGACGAGAAGGTGACGGCATGAGCAGCGAGAGCACGGGCGCGCGCCCCGCGAGGACCGTGAAGTGCGTGGTGTGGGATCTGGACAACACCGTCTGGGACGGCATCCTCCTGGAGGACGGTGACGTACCGCTGCGCCCCGGCATCAGGGAGGTCATCACGGAACTCGACCGGCGCGGCATCCTCCAGTCCGTGGCCAGTCGCAACGACCACGAGGCCGCGTCCGCGGCGCTGGAACGCCACGGCCTGCTCGACTACTTCCTGTATCCGCAGATCACCTGGTCCGCGAAGTCGGAGTCCGTACGCGCCATCGCCGCCTCCCTCAACCTGGGCCTCGACGCGTTCGCCTTCGTCGACGACGACCCCTTCGAACGGGCCGAAGTGGCCTACGCGGTGCCCGAACTGCTCTGCGTGGACGCCACCGACGCCGCCGCACTGACCGGCCGGCCGGAGTTCACCCCCCGCTTCATCACGGACGACTCCGCCAAACGCCGGACCATGTACCGCGCGGACCAGGTACGGGCCGAGGTGGAGCGCGAGTACAGCGGGCCGACGGAGGACTTCCTCGCCACCCTGGACATGCGCTTCACCATCGCCCGGGCCACCGAGGAGGACCTTCAGCGCGCCGCGGAACTCACCGTCCGCACCAACCAGCTCAACACCACCGGCTACACCTACTCCTACGAGGAACTCGACGCGTTCCGCACGTCGCCCGACCACGAGCTGCTCGTCGCGCGGCTGGTGGACCGGCACGGCCCGTACGGCACCATCGGTCTCGTCCTGATCGAACGCGGCTCCGGTGCCTGGCGGATCAAGCTGCTGCTGATGTCGTGCCGGGTGATGGCCCGGGGGGTGGGCGGCGTCCTCATCACCTATCTGCGGGAGCGCGCCAAGGACGCCGGGGTGCGGCTGCTGTCGGAGTTCCTGCCCAACGGCCGCAACCGCATGATGTTCGTGACGTACAAGTTCTCCCGCTTCCGCGAGGTCGCCCGGGACGGCGAACTCGTCACCCTGGAGGCCGATCTCACCGACATCCCGGCCTACCCCGACTACATGAAGATCACCGTGCCGGACACCCTGGACGGTGCGCTGTGAGCGCGGCGCCGGCGCCGCGGAGCTGGCTCGTCACCCCCCGGCCCCGCCCCGAGGCCCGGCTGCGAGTGCTCTGCTTCGCCTACGCGGGCGGTGGCAGTGCCGCCTTCACCGGCTGGGCCGACGCGCTTCCCTCGGACGTCGAGTTGAGCGCGGTACGCCTGCCGGGCCGCGAGTCCCGCATCCTGCAGCGGCCCTACACCGATATCGACGAGCTCCTGCCCGACCTGGTGCAGGCCGTGTCGTCCTACTGCCGGGAGCCATTCGTGCTGTTCGGCCACAGCATGGGCGCGCTCATCGCCTACGCGTACGCCCGCCGGCTGCGCGACGCCGGGCTGCGCGGGCCCGAGCACCTGGTCGTCTCCGGGCGGCGCGCGCCCCAGCTCACCCACAACCGACCCCTCGTCCACGACCTGCCGGACCACGAACTGCTCGATCGGCTGCGGGAGTTCGGCGGCACCACCGCCGAGGTCCTCTCCGATCCGCGGACGATGCGCCTGGTCATGCCCGGCCTACGGGCCGACTTCCAGCTCAACGACACCTACCGCTACACGCCGGAGCCCCGGCTCGACTGCCCGGTCACGGCCTTCGGCGGACGGCAGGACAGCCACGTCGACGAGGACGGAATCGCCGCCTGGGCCGACCGGACCACGGGCCCTTTCACCATGCGGATGCTCGATGGCGGGCACTTCTTCCTCCATTCCTCCCAGGCTGAACTGCTGCGCGCGATCAAGGTCGTGCTGCACCGCACGACGGGCAGCACCGTTGCATGAGCGGCCTCAGGAACACCTGGCCGCCCAGCCCCGACCGGGTGGACGTGGACACCTCGTGCGTGCACGTGTGGCGCATCGGGCTGGACGTGTCGCAGGACCGGCTCACCGAGCTGCGCTCCCGGCTCTCCCCGGCGGAGGAGGCCCGCGCCCGCCGGTGCCGGCTGCCGGTCGAACGGGACCGGTTCGTGGTCGGCCGGGCCGCGCTCCGCGACATACTGTCCCGCTGCACGGGGGTGAGCCCGGGGCGGCTGCTTCTGGTGCGCAGCGCGCGCGGCCGTCCCCGGCTGGCGGGCCCGACCACCCAGGGCCTCGACTTCAACCTCTCGCACTCCGCGGCCACCGCGCTGCTCGCGGTGGCCCGCGACGGCCAGGTGGGGATCGACGTCGAGGTCGTCGACCCGGCGCTTGACCACCGGGCCATGGCGACCCGCTTTCTCGGCGCCGACGAGGCGGCGGCCGTCCGTGCGCTGCCGGACGCCGAGGGGCGTCGGGCGTTCTTCACCGGCTGGACCCGGCGTGAGGCGTACGCGAAGGCGAACGACTGCCGTGTCCCGGTGGAGTTGGAGGAATCCGGGGCGTGGAATGTGTGGGATCTTACGGTGGGATACGGCGTGCGCGCCGCACTGGTGGCGCCCGCCCCCGTGAGCACTGTCCGCTGCTGGACCTGGCAGGGCACCGGGGTGCCGGGGCGCGCCGTGATCCCGAACGGCCGAACCCGTCAGAACCAGGAGTAGATCCACATGCCCGCACCATCGACTCTCTGGTGGTTCTTCACCGCCTCAGTGGTCCTGTTACTCATTCCCGGCCCGTCCGTGCTGTACGTGAGCGGACGCACCCTTGACCAGGGCTCGCGCGCCGGACTGCTGTCCACCCTCGGCCTGGCCTGCGGGGACTTCATCCAGGTACTCGCGGCCGTCGTCGGGCTCTCCGCACTGGTGGCCTCGTCCGAGACCGCCTTCCAGGTGGTCAAGTACGCCGGCGCCCTCTATCTCGTCTATCTGGGCATCCGCCGGCTGCGTACCCCCGTCGAGGTCGCCGCTCCGGCCGGGGAGAAGCGGACGGAGGTCCCGAGCGGCCGGATCGTCCTCGAAGGACTGGTGGTCAACGCGCTCAACCCGAAGAGCACCATGTTCTTCCTCGCCTTCCTGCCGGCCTTCGTCGACAGGGACGCCGGCGCCGTGTGGCTCCAGACCTTCGTACTCGGCCTGATCTTCGTACTCGTCGGCATGGTCACCAACAGCGGCTGGGGGCTGCTGACCAATCTTGTCCGCGGCCGTGCCCAGCAGAGCAAGGGTTTCCTGAACGTCCAGCGCTACGTCGGCGGAGGCGTCTTCCTGGCCCTCGCCGGGGTCGTCCTCAGTACCGGGTCCAGCGAGTAGTCGACATGGGTGCGCAGCCGCGCGCCACGGAAGGAGCACCCCGGATGACCGGTCAGCGATCGGCACCACGCGTCCCCGCCGCCCCCGGCGAGGACGCACCGGCTTGGAAGCTGTCCGCGAACGAGAACCCCTTCCCACCGCTGCCAGGCGTCCTGGACAGCGCCGTGGCCGCGGCCGGCAGCCTCAACCGCTATCCGGACCCCGCCTGCCGGCGCCTGACCGCGGAACTCGCCGGCCACCTGGGCGTCCCGCCGGAGCACATCGCGGTCGGCATCGGCTCCGTCGGTGTCACCCAGCAACTCCTCCAGGCGACCGCGGGCCCCGGTGACGAGGTGCTCTTCGCGTGGCGCTCCTTCGAGGCGTATCCGGAGCTGACCGCGGTCGTCGGGGCGACCCCGGTCCAGGTGCCGCTCACCCCGGGCGCGGTGCACG includes:
- a CDS encoding 3-hydroxyacyl-CoA dehydrogenase family protein, coding for MTETLRTVGVVGAGVMGTGLAQSLAQSGHEVILVDRTDEILDRARQEIAQGLRFSRVLGAKGPTEDRQVVAKRIAYTTRYEGFDTVDFVIENITEDWDLKRGVYERIDPLCPPHAVFAANTSVIPITRIGASVTRSDRVLGMHFMNPVPLKPTVEMIRGHHTTDATLDTAHRLLAQIGKEGVVVQDSPGFVSNRVLMLTVNEAVYLVHEGVATAEEVDRIFRSCFGHPMGPLATADLIGLDTILQSVQGLHTAFADSKYRPCPLLVRMVDAGLLGRKSGRGFFDYATARAT
- a CDS encoding acyl carrier protein — translated: MPHDTTIEEAKPKIREFLARFFGDHRIADDEDIFATGFVNSLFIMQLVLFVESEFALTVEDEDLEIENFSTVDAVAALVTRKCSAPVSS
- a CDS encoding acyl-CoA dehydrogenase family protein, with product MATRVQLTPEQAAVREEYESFARDHIAPHADAWDRSAAVPEEFITTIAATGYLGACVPAAYGGSALDAIGFGLLNEETGRACSSVRSLLTVHGMASQAIGRWGTAAQRESWLPRLATGAAIGAFALTEPGAGSDVKGLVTTARRTEDGFVLDGAKRWITFGQRADVYLLFARLDGRETAFLVERGAPGLHVTPVRGILGTRASMLAELELRDCRVPAEALLGKPGFGLTAVAATALELGRYSVAWGCVGLIQACLDASLSYADRREQFGKRLRDHQLVQRMLADMATGAAAARLLCQQAGWLREAGDAQSVHATWLAKYFASTTAFRSAADAVQVHGAHGCGEEYPVQRYMRDAKVMELIEGTTELQQTTIAQSAYVGHAPARPATAPAATSNAASADDEKVTA
- a CDS encoding HAD-IIIC family phosphatase — translated: MSSESTGARPARTVKCVVWDLDNTVWDGILLEDGDVPLRPGIREVITELDRRGILQSVASRNDHEAASAALERHGLLDYFLYPQITWSAKSESVRAIAASLNLGLDAFAFVDDDPFERAEVAYAVPELLCVDATDAAALTGRPEFTPRFITDDSAKRRTMYRADQVRAEVEREYSGPTEDFLATLDMRFTIARATEEDLQRAAELTVRTNQLNTTGYTYSYEELDAFRTSPDHELLVARLVDRHGPYGTIGLVLIERGSGAWRIKLLLMSCRVMARGVGGVLITYLRERAKDAGVRLLSEFLPNGRNRMMFVTYKFSRFREVARDGELVTLEADLTDIPAYPDYMKITVPDTLDGAL
- a CDS encoding thioesterase II family protein — protein: MSAAPAPRSWLVTPRPRPEARLRVLCFAYAGGGSAAFTGWADALPSDVELSAVRLPGRESRILQRPYTDIDELLPDLVQAVSSYCREPFVLFGHSMGALIAYAYARRLRDAGLRGPEHLVVSGRRAPQLTHNRPLVHDLPDHELLDRLREFGGTTAEVLSDPRTMRLVMPGLRADFQLNDTYRYTPEPRLDCPVTAFGGRQDSHVDEDGIAAWADRTTGPFTMRMLDGGHFFLHSSQAELLRAIKVVLHRTTGSTVA
- a CDS encoding 4'-phosphopantetheinyl transferase family protein gives rise to the protein MSGLRNTWPPSPDRVDVDTSCVHVWRIGLDVSQDRLTELRSRLSPAEEARARRCRLPVERDRFVVGRAALRDILSRCTGVSPGRLLLVRSARGRPRLAGPTTQGLDFNLSHSAATALLAVARDGQVGIDVEVVDPALDHRAMATRFLGADEAAAVRALPDAEGRRAFFTGWTRREAYAKANDCRVPVELEESGAWNVWDLTVGYGVRAALVAPAPVSTVRCWTWQGTGVPGRAVIPNGRTRQNQE
- a CDS encoding LysE family translocator is translated as MPAPSTLWWFFTASVVLLLIPGPSVLYVSGRTLDQGSRAGLLSTLGLACGDFIQVLAAVVGLSALVASSETAFQVVKYAGALYLVYLGIRRLRTPVEVAAPAGEKRTEVPSGRIVLEGLVVNALNPKSTMFFLAFLPAFVDRDAGAVWLQTFVLGLIFVLVGMVTNSGWGLLTNLVRGRAQQSKGFLNVQRYVGGGVFLALAGVVLSTGSSE